From Oncorhynchus tshawytscha isolate Ot180627B linkage group LG11, Otsh_v2.0, whole genome shotgun sequence, the proteins below share one genomic window:
- the LOC112261985 gene encoding gap junction alpha-10 protein-like — translation MGDWNLLGSILEEVHVHSTIVGKIWLTILLIFRMLVLGVAAEDVWNDEQSEFICNTDQPGCKTVCYDQAFPISLIRFWVLQVIFVSSPSLVYMGHALYRLRALEKERHRRKVQLKAELGEMEALVEEHKCIEKELKRLEEQRKVKKAPLRGSLLRTYVIHILTRSVVEVGFIMGQYILYGIGLEPLYKCERMPCPNSVDCYVSRPTEKTVFMVFMIVIAGVSLFLNLMEISHLGIRKIKQTLKGDKYPADNDNLIYKLKKNVTIQHLCVMRNLSPHNRPLTQTIFKVIPEKDLDPMDPPPHYIPNHEVPRHNSMAPGHYLANCTGLQPHQQYQQQQLQQCEPSQGMIQTLHLQGAPEKQTTVMVDQLPRANRGAVLNGDSGPRNLQGQSIHEDPNLHPQDHYQPSHMEVVSMATHRPSIMTTHRPSLALRDTDLEEERRDSMGSDFILPNPGRKQSFKSRMPSESMSTISDYSSNSPRSSDSELGDMVDMPMMPPPGRRMSMASRAKRQAASDLVVKDFTTVTRRNSEREKKGDREC, via the coding sequence ATGGGGGACTGGAACCTGCTGGGCAGCATCTTGGAGGAAGTACATGTCCACTCCACCATCGTAGGAAAGATCTGGCTCACCATCCTCCTCATCTTCCGCATGCTGGTGCTGGGAGTGGCGGCCGAGGACGTGTGGAATGATGAGCAGAGCGAATTCATCTGCAACACGGACCAGCCGGGCTGCAAGACCGTCTGTTACGACCAGGCCTTCCCCATCTCCCTCATCCGCTTTTGGGTCCTGCAGGTCATCTTTGTGTCCTCACCCTCCCTCGTCTACATGGGCCACGCGCTCTACCGCCTGCGCGCCCTGGAGAAGGAGAGGCACCGGCGGAAGGTCCAGCTGAAGGCAGAGCTGGGGGAGATGGAGGCGCTGGTGGAGGAGCACAAGTGCATTGAGAAGGAGTTGAAGAGGCTGGAGGAGCAGAGGAAGGTGAAGAAGGCTCCACTGAGAGGGTCCCTGCTGCGGACGTACGTCATCCATATCCTAACACGCTCCGTGGTGGAGGTGGGCTTCATCATGGGCCAGTATATCCTGTATGGCATTGGACTGGAGCCTTTGTATAAATGCGAGAGAATGCCTTGCCCCAACAGTGTGGACTGTTACGTGTCCAGGCCCACGGAGAAAACAGTGTTCATGGTGTTCATGATCGTCATCGCCGGGGTGTCTCTCTTCCTGAACCTCATGGAGATTTCCCACCTGGGCATCAGGAAAATCAAACAGACTCTGAAGGGAGACAAGTACCCAGCAGACAATGACAATTTGATTTACAAGCTGAAGAAGAATGTGACGATACAGCATCTGTGTGTGATGAGGAACCTGTCTCCTCACAACAGGCCGCTGACTCAGACCATCTTCAAAGTAATTCCTGAGAAGGACCTGGACCCAATGGACCCACCTCCCCACTACATACCTAACCATGAGGTGCCCAGGCACAACAGCATGGCTCCAGGCCATTATCTTGCCAACTGCACTGGCCTCCAGCCTCATCAGCAAtaccagcagcagcagcttcAACAATGTGAGCCCAGCCAGGGGATGATCCAGACCCTGCACCTCCAGGGAGCCCCAGAGAAACAAACCACCGTCATGGTGGACCAGCTCCCTCGAGCAAATAGAGGAGCTGTCTTGAATGGGGATAGTGGGCCCAGGAACCTGCAGGGCCAGTCGATCCATGAGGACCCCAACTTACACCCCCAAGACCACTACCAGCCCAGCCACATGGAAGTAGTGTCTATGGCAACGCACAGACCCAGCATCATGacaacacacagacccagcttGGCTCTGAGGGACACagacctggaggaggagaggagggactcCATGGGCAGCGACTTCATCTTACCCAACCCAGGAAGGAAGCAAAGCTTCAAATCTCGTATGCCCTCTGAGAGCATGTCCACCATCAGTGATTACAGTAGCAACTCTCCACGGAGCTCAGATTCCGAGCTGGGCGACATGGTGGACATGCCAATGATGCCACCCCCTGGAAGGAGAATGTCAATGGCAAGTAGAGCCAAGAGACAGGCAGCATCTGACCTGGTGGTGAAAGATTTCACCACTGTAACTAGGAGaaacagtgaaagagagaagaagggagacagGGAATGCTAA